The following is a genomic window from Conexivisphaerales archaeon.
CTGCACCATCAGCTTCTCCATGACATTCAGCCTGTATGATGAAGATGCCAGTGAATCTTCCATCGGGGTGAAGTTCCTTCTCAGATAGGATATTGATCTGTTCAGAAATTCTTCAGACGATTGACTTCTGGAGAAGGTCTCTGAAAGCTCTTCAGGATAGAAAGGTGTTTCAGAGACTGCGCCGAAAACCATCTTGAGGCTGCTTTTGCTCCTATCATAGACTATTGCTAGGGAAGCGATGGCAAACTCTGAACCGCGAGAAAATTTGTAGAATCTTCCTTCCTTCTTCTTTGCTTCAGGTACCTCGATTGCTGTGACTATTTCATCGTTTGACAGGTCTACCTGTGCCATACCCTTTATGAAGTCCCTGACCATAACCTTCCTTTCACCTCCTTTTCCTTTTATCATAACAGAAGCATCATAGGCAATCAAAGGAGGTGGAGAATCTACCCAAGGCAGGGCTTCACACATATCCCCTACAATAGTAGACCTGTTTCTGAGGTTATGGTCGCTCAGTACTGATATAGCCTCATACAATCCTCTGTACTCCTTCTTCAGCTGGGAGAAGCCAAGTAGTTCGTTCATTGTTACAGTAGCACCTACATGCAAATAGCCGTTGTACTCCAGTCTTCGGAGCTCAGGTATACCTTTCAGGTCAACGACCACTTTAGGCTCAACAAGCCTTTCTTTCATGAAGTTTAACAGGCCTATACCTCCAGCCATAACCCTGGCATCATCGCCATAGCTGCTCAAAATCTCTATAGCCTCGTTCAAAGTCTTCGGCCTCAGGTATCTGAACTTCGGCAGTGTAAAGTAGGGAGAACCAAAGCTCATATGAAAACACCCTTTCCCTTTCCTTTACTTGGAGAGTTTCGGCGCTATTGCTATCTCCTTGGAATGTGGGTATGAAATGAAGAGCTCTTCTGCCTTCGTGTAAAGGTCTGGCCTCTGCTCCTTGACAGCTCTCCATACCGCTTCTGGCGACATAGGCTGGTGGTTGAGCATAACACCTATGGAATTGAAGACGGCATTGGCTATTGCTGGAGCAACTGATATCATTGTCATTTCTCCCAGCCCCCTTGCTCCTAGCGGTCCATCTGCCTGAGGTGTCTCCAAAGCGAATTTCTTTATCTCCTTTGGCAGGTCTTTCATCCTTGCTATGTAGTAGGTTGAAAAGTTCGGGTTTGTCACCCAGCCGTTCTGGTCAAAGACAAGCCTTTCCCAAAGAGCTATGCTCATCCCCATTATCAGCCCTCCGTCCATCTGCTGGTTTACACCCATCAGGTTGATGACTCTACCTACATCCTCTACCTGCACAGCCTTTTCAAGAATGATCTCTCCAGTCAGCAGGTCTATAACTATCTGCACACCTGTTGCACCGAAGGTATGGAAGATCGAAGGAACCCCTTGACCGGTCTCTGGGTCAAGGTAAGAGTTGAGGACTGAAGTCCAGTAGCCGCTGCCTATTGCTGGACCTCCTATTGCGTTACCGTTCTGGTATGTATAGGACATGGCTATATCAGACAGAGGTAGCTTCAGCCATGGTCTACCCCTTACACTGACAAACCCATCGGAGAAGACTATATCCTCTTCAGGGACCCTCAGCACCTGCTTAGCAATGTCTGTCAGCTTCTTCTTCGCTTCCCTCACAGCTGCAAGTGTTGCGTTGCCATCAACAAACAGCCCCCTGCTCCCAACAGTCTGCCAGGTGTATGCAACGGAGTCTGACGTTCTTTCAAAAGGAACCCTCACCTTCTCCAGAGGAAGGCCGAATTCCTCAGCAACAAGCATGCATAGAGCAGTCGTAGTCCCCTGACCAAAAGAGCCTGTTCCAACCATCAGGTCAACACTACCATCTTCGTTGAACTTCAGAATAGATGAACCAGATGCGTTAGGAGGTTGACTGGGTCCCTTTACGTTCAGTGCGAAGCCTCTTGCCCTTATCTTCCAAGGCTCCTTCGGCTGCGGAGGCCTGTTCTCGAAATCTATCTCCTTTATAACAGTCTCAAGCACCTTTCTGGGATTACCTGCATCTTCCCTCACCCTTTCTCCTGTGCCAGTCGAAGACTCTCCCGGCTTCACCATGTTGATCAGCCTGATCCTGACTGGGTCCAGTTTCAGCTTTGATGCTGCTCTGTCAAGTATCTGCTCCAGAGCCCAGTGTGCTTCAGGGTAACCGAAACCTCTCATGGCAGTAGTGGGTATGCGGTTTGTGTATACAGCCTTGCATTCAACATCAAGGTTCTCTATGTCGTAGCAGCCATCAGCAGCATAGCCTGTCGTCCTGCTGACATTGACGGTGTAATCACCGTAGCCTCCGCACT
Proteins encoded in this region:
- a CDS encoding xanthine dehydrogenase family protein subunit M, translating into MSFGSPYFTLPKFRYLRPKTLNEAIEILSSYGDDARVMAGGIGLLNFMKERLVEPKVVVDLKGIPELRRLEYNGYLHVGATVTMNELLGFSQLKKEYRGLYEAISVLSDHNLRNRSTIVGDMCEALPWVDSPPPLIAYDASVMIKGKGGERKVMVRDFIKGMAQVDLSNDEIVTAIEVPEAKKKEGRFYKFSRGSEFAIASLAIVYDRSKSSLKMVFGAVSETPFYPEELSETFSRSQSSEEFLNRSISYLRRNFTPMEDSLASSSYRLNVMEKLMVQGLKDVLQKGVGESA
- a CDS encoding xanthine dehydrogenase family protein molybdopterin-binding subunit; protein product: MVARKGRYVGKAVPQIDSELKVTGTANYALDIELPGMLYAKLVTSDRPHARIIGIDTSQAEKVPGVVCIATGKDFPFRIGMYLGDRDLLAIDKVRWVGHPVAAVVADSLSAAEEAAAKVSVQYEDLPAVLNVKDALKPDAPIIHEKLAEYRVFPAFKPVPGTNIANRFSLKRGDVEEGFAKSDLLIEEEFSMPHVSHAFLETQNCIGLYRRDGTIEVWSSLQSPFAARFLMAYSLNMPVNKIIIHVPFCGGGFGGKAGLGWEPLVAMLSKKANYRPVKLVLSRKEQFTSSAVREAFVAKVKAGFSKEGKFLAYKAEFVSECGGYGDYTVNVSRTTGYAADGCYDIENLDVECKAVYTNRIPTTAMRGFGYPEAHWALEQILDRAASKLKLDPVRIRLINMVKPGESSTGTGERVREDAGNPRKVLETVIKEIDFENRPPQPKEPWKIRARGFALNVKGPSQPPNASGSSILKFNEDGSVDLMVGTGSFGQGTTTALCMLVAEEFGLPLEKVRVPFERTSDSVAYTWQTVGSRGLFVDGNATLAAVREAKKKLTDIAKQVLRVPEEDIVFSDGFVSVRGRPWLKLPLSDIAMSYTYQNGNAIGGPAIGSGYWTSVLNSYLDPETGQGVPSIFHTFGATGVQIVIDLLTGEIILEKAVQVEDVGRVINLMGVNQQMDGGLIMGMSIALWERLVFDQNGWVTNPNFSTYYIARMKDLPKEIKKFALETPQADGPLGARGLGEMTMISVAPAIANAVFNSIGVMLNHQPMSPEAVWRAVKEQRPDLYTKAEELFISYPHSKEIAIAPKLSK